Proteins encoded together in one Pantoea sp. CCBC3-3-1 window:
- a CDS encoding valine--pyruvate transaminase: MSFSAFGDKFTRHSGITRLMEDMGEGLRTPGAVMLGGGNPAQIPAMNDYFQQLLQTMHDEGKLAEALCNYDGPRGKSTLLESLSALLRDELGWQIGPQNIALTNGSQSAFFYLFNLYAGRRSDGSKKRVLFPLAPEYLGYADAGLDEDLFVSTRPNIEMLPHGQFKYHVDFEHLHINEDTGLICVSRPTNPTGNVITDEELLKLDALAQQHDVPLLIDNAYGVPFPGIIFSEVRPLWNPNIILCMSLSKLGLPGSRCGIIIADEKVISAISNMNGIISLAPGGIGPAIANEMIQRGDLLRLSEEVIKPFYLERVNQTIAVIRRYLSEDRCLIHKPEGAIFLWLWFKDLPISTEILYQRLKKRGVLMVPGHFFFPGLEHEWPHTHQCMRMNYVPDSDKIERGISILAEEVERAHREG; the protein is encoded by the coding sequence ATGAGCTTTTCCGCCTTCGGTGACAAATTTACACGCCATTCCGGCATTACCCGCCTGATGGAAGATATGGGAGAAGGGCTGCGCACGCCTGGCGCTGTTATGTTAGGTGGCGGGAATCCTGCCCAGATCCCTGCCATGAATGACTATTTTCAGCAGCTGCTGCAAACGATGCATGACGAGGGCAAGCTGGCTGAAGCGCTGTGCAATTACGATGGCCCCAGAGGAAAAAGTACGCTGCTGGAATCGCTCTCCGCACTGCTGCGCGATGAGCTTGGCTGGCAGATTGGGCCGCAAAATATTGCGCTGACAAACGGCAGCCAGAGCGCCTTCTTTTATCTGTTCAACCTGTATGCCGGTCGCCGCAGCGATGGCAGTAAAAAGCGCGTGCTGTTCCCTCTGGCGCCGGAATATCTCGGTTATGCCGATGCCGGGCTGGACGAAGATTTATTCGTTTCCACCCGACCTAATATTGAAATGCTGCCCCATGGCCAGTTCAAATATCATGTCGATTTTGAACACCTGCATATCAATGAAGATACCGGTTTGATTTGCGTTTCACGTCCTACCAACCCAACCGGTAACGTGATTACCGATGAGGAGCTGCTAAAGCTGGATGCGCTGGCGCAACAGCATGATGTCCCGCTGCTGATTGATAACGCTTACGGCGTACCTTTCCCGGGAATTATTTTCAGTGAGGTTCGCCCACTGTGGAATCCTAATATTATTCTGTGCATGAGCTTGTCCAAACTGGGTCTGCCGGGTTCACGCTGCGGCATTATCATTGCCGATGAAAAAGTGATTTCCGCTATCAGCAATATGAACGGCATCATTAGCCTGGCGCCGGGCGGTATTGGGCCGGCCATTGCCAATGAGATGATCCAGCGAGGCGATCTGCTGCGACTCTCCGAAGAGGTGATCAAACCTTTTTATCTTGAGCGCGTTAATCAGACAATCGCTGTGATCCGTCGCTATTTGTCCGAAGATCGTTGTTTAATCCATAAACCTGAAGGCGCAATTTTCCTCTGGCTGTGGTTCAAAGATCTGCCCATCTCGACGGAAATTCTTTATCAACGCCTGAAAAAACGCGGTGTACTGATGGTTCCGGGACATTTCTTCTTCCCTGGACTGGAACACGAATGGCCCCATACGCACCAGTGCATGCGCATGAATTACGTACCGGACAGCGACAAAATTGAGCGGGGAATTAGCATTCTGGCAGAGGAAGTGGAACGCGCGCATCGCGAAGGATAA
- a CDS encoding YceK/YidQ family lipoprotein: protein MMVFKRHFAGLLACLSLSGTSGCSSFMSHSGPDQGYYSGTRASAKIVADSNSGWVMRPLAAIDLPFSAVMDTLLLPWDYYRAGSDKALDSPRERILRSEQENHTNESLSQAAPLVIHTSNGTASSPVIHSPQQ, encoded by the coding sequence ATGATGGTATTTAAGCGTCACTTCGCTGGGCTACTGGCCTGCCTGTCACTGTCAGGAACCAGCGGATGCTCCAGCTTTATGTCTCACTCCGGGCCCGATCAGGGCTACTATTCTGGCACCCGCGCCAGCGCCAAAATTGTCGCCGACAGCAACAGCGGTTGGGTTATGCGTCCGCTGGCCGCTATCGATTTACCTTTTTCTGCGGTTATGGATACCCTGCTGCTGCCCTGGGACTACTACCGTGCGGGCAGCGATAAGGCGCTCGACTCTCCGCGCGAACGCATTTTGCGTAGCGAGCAGGAAAATCATACTAATGAAAGCCTTTCGCAGGCCGCACCGCTGGTTATTCATACCTCCAACGGTACGGCTTCATCTCCTGTTATCCATTCACCTCAGCAATAA
- the ibpA gene encoding small heat shock chaperone IbpA yields the protein MRNFDLAPLYRSSIGFDRLINLLESNQGQSNGGYPPYNVELVAENHYRITIAVAGFAQSELEITSHDNMLTVRGAHPEEQQEKTYLYQGIAERNFERKFQLAEHVNVHDARLENGLLYIDLERVVPEANKPRRIEIIK from the coding sequence ATGCGTAATTTCGATCTCGCTCCACTGTACCGTTCATCCATTGGTTTTGACCGTCTGATCAATTTACTGGAATCTAACCAGGGTCAGAGTAACGGCGGCTACCCTCCTTATAATGTTGAGCTGGTGGCAGAAAACCATTACCGAATTACTATTGCCGTGGCAGGGTTCGCGCAGAGCGAACTGGAGATCACCTCCCATGACAATATGCTGACCGTTCGCGGTGCACACCCGGAAGAACAGCAGGAAAAAACCTATCTGTATCAGGGCATTGCCGAACGCAATTTCGAACGTAAATTCCAGCTGGCGGAGCACGTTAACGTCCATGATGCCCGTCTGGAAAACGGTTTGCTGTATATCGATTTGGAACGTGTCGTTCCCGAAGCTAACAAGCCACGTCGTATCGAAATCATCAAGTAA